Proteins from a genomic interval of Deinococcus aestuarii:
- a CDS encoding (Fe-S)-binding protein produces the protein MTIDLFITCLNDALFPRTGEATVKLLERLGHEVRFNERQTCCGQMHFNSGYQDDALRLVRHFVETFRDAEAVVAPSGSCVGMVRDLYPRAAEWAGDEELLAEVNALTPRVFELSEFLVRYLGVEDVGAYYPHRVTYHQTCHAMRVLRVGDAPLRLLKNVRGLRLVELPAVEQCCGFGGTFSVKNPETSTAMLADKVQNVLSTKAEACTAGDNSCLMHIGGGLSRLQAGTRTVHLAEILASTEGEVFA, from the coding sequence TTGACCATCGATCTCTTCATCACCTGTCTCAACGACGCGCTGTTTCCCCGCACGGGCGAGGCGACCGTCAAACTCCTGGAGCGGCTCGGGCACGAGGTCCGCTTCAACGAACGCCAGACCTGCTGCGGCCAGATGCACTTCAACTCCGGCTACCAGGACGACGCCCTGCGGCTCGTCCGCCACTTTGTCGAGACCTTCCGGGACGCCGAGGCCGTCGTCGCCCCCAGCGGCTCGTGCGTCGGCATGGTCCGTGACCTCTACCCGAGGGCGGCGGAGTGGGCCGGGGACGAGGAATTGCTCGCGGAGGTGAACGCCCTCACCCCGCGCGTCTTCGAGCTGAGCGAGTTTCTGGTGCGGTACCTCGGCGTGGAGGACGTGGGGGCCTACTACCCGCACCGGGTCACCTACCACCAGACCTGCCATGCGATGCGGGTGTTGCGGGTCGGCGATGCGCCGCTCAGGCTCCTGAAGAACGTGCGCGGGCTGCGGCTCGTCGAACTTCCCGCCGTGGAGCAGTGTTGCGGCTTCGGGGGCACCTTCAGCGTGAAGAACCCCGAGACGAGCACCGCCATGCTCGCCGACAAGGTGCAGAACGTGCTGAGCACGAAGGCGGAGGCCTGTACGGCGGGCGATAACTCCTGCCTGATGCACATCGGGGGTGGGCTCTCGCGCCTGCAAGCGGGCACCCGCACCGTCCACCTGGCCGAGATTCTGGCGAGCACCGAAGGGGAGGTCTTCGCATGA
- a CDS encoding bifunctional aldolase/short-chain dehydrogenase — protein MTTTQSKTTIQNRWNDAEAPQGDGLASLTYRSNLLGADRTLVNIYGGNTSTKSVEKDHLGRDVTVLWVKGSGSDIASITEKGFAGLKLDEVLPLFDRPSMTDEEMTAYLDRTTFEPGRPRQSIETLLHAFVPAKHVDHTHPDAIIAIACTPNGQELMREIYGDRAAWVDYIRPGFTLSQQIGAAVRENPNLEAVVMGKHGLVTWGDTSKESYETTLRIIGEAQAYLDAHRQDPAFGGARVQSVSDEEAQTLLAAVLPILRGSMKGERPVILNVDRSSEVLEFVNSNAAAELSQVGAACPDHLVHTKRVPLFLDWTPEQGQDALIQAAKEGVERFKAEYAAYFEENKTEGDVMFTPSPRVVLIPGLGMVNSGPDAQGADVSRQLYLRAIQVMKSASALGGFVSLTAAESYAVEYWPLELYKLSLKPAPKVFEGHVALVTGAASGIGRAIARRLAQDGAHIVIADLNADGGAEVAGELIKARGYHRATSVGMNVTDEAQVQGAYTHAVLNYGGVDMVVNNAGIASSAPIEETSLDMWNKNQSILSTGYFLVAREAFKVMKSQGTGGNLVFIGSKNSVAAGKNAAAYSAAKAAELHLARCLAEEGGAAGIRVNSVLPDGVLAGSAIWDGKWRAERAATYGIEPDKLEEFYRNRTTLKVNVFPEDIAEAVAYLGSPAAGKTTGGVLTVDGGVPIAYVR, from the coding sequence ATGACCACCACCCAGTCCAAGACCACCATCCAGAACCGCTGGAACGACGCCGAGGCGCCCCAGGGCGACGGCCTCGCCTCCCTCACCTACCGCTCCAACCTGCTCGGCGCCGACCGCACGCTCGTCAATATTTACGGCGGCAACACGAGCACCAAGAGCGTGGAGAAGGACCACCTGGGCCGCGACGTGACGGTCCTGTGGGTGAAGGGCTCGGGCTCCGACATTGCCTCCATTACCGAGAAGGGCTTCGCGGGCCTGAAGCTGGATGAGGTGCTGCCCCTCTTCGACCGCCCTTCGATGACGGACGAGGAGATGACCGCCTACCTCGACCGCACGACCTTCGAGCCGGGCCGCCCCCGCCAGAGCATCGAGACGCTGCTGCACGCCTTCGTGCCCGCCAAGCACGTGGACCACACTCACCCCGACGCCATCATCGCCATCGCCTGCACCCCCAACGGGCAGGAGCTCATGCGCGAGATTTACGGCGACCGGGCCGCGTGGGTGGACTACATCCGCCCCGGCTTCACGTTGAGCCAGCAGATCGGGGCGGCGGTGCGGGAGAACCCGAACCTGGAAGCCGTCGTGATGGGCAAGCACGGCCTGGTGACGTGGGGTGACACCTCGAAGGAGAGCTACGAGACCACCCTACGCATCATCGGCGAGGCGCAGGCGTACCTCGACGCGCACCGGCAGGACCCGGCCTTCGGCGGGGCACGGGTCCAGAGCGTGTCCGACGAGGAGGCCCAGACGCTCCTCGCCGCCGTCCTCCCCATCCTGCGTGGGTCGATGAAGGGGGAGCGACCCGTGATCCTCAACGTGGACCGCAGCTCCGAGGTGCTGGAGTTCGTCAACTCGAACGCGGCGGCGGAACTGTCCCAAGTCGGCGCGGCGTGCCCCGACCACCTCGTCCACACCAAGCGGGTGCCCCTCTTCCTCGACTGGACCCCGGAGCAGGGTCAGGACGCCTTGATCCAGGCGGCGAAAGAGGGCGTCGAGCGTTTCAAGGCCGAGTACGCCGCCTACTTCGAGGAGAACAAGACGGAAGGGGACGTGATGTTCACGCCCAGCCCGCGCGTGGTGCTGATCCCCGGCCTGGGCATGGTGAACAGCGGCCCCGACGCGCAGGGGGCGGACGTGTCCCGGCAGCTCTACCTCCGCGCGATTCAGGTGATGAAGAGTGCGAGTGCGCTCGGCGGCTTCGTCTCCCTCACCGCCGCCGAGAGCTACGCGGTCGAATACTGGCCGCTCGAACTGTACAAGCTCAGCCTCAAGCCCGCGCCGAAGGTGTTCGAGGGTCACGTCGCCCTGGTGACGGGCGCGGCGAGCGGGATCGGTCGCGCCATCGCCCGCAGGCTCGCGCAGGATGGGGCGCACATCGTCATCGCGGACCTCAACGCGGACGGCGGGGCGGAGGTGGCGGGGGAGCTGATCAAGGCGCGCGGCTACCACCGGGCCACCAGCGTGGGCATGAACGTGACCGACGAGGCGCAGGTGCAGGGCGCGTACACGCACGCGGTGCTGAATTACGGCGGCGTGGACATGGTAGTGAACAACGCGGGCATCGCCTCCAGCGCCCCCATCGAGGAGACCAGCCTCGACATGTGGAACAAGAACCAGAGCATCCTCTCGACCGGGTACTTCCTGGTGGCGCGGGAAGCGTTCAAGGTCATGAAGTCGCAGGGTACGGGCGGGAACCTCGTCTTTATCGGCTCCAAGAACTCCGTCGCGGCGGGCAAGAACGCGGCGGCCTACAGCGCGGCGAAGGCGGCGGAACTGCACCTGGCCCGCTGCCTGGCCGAGGAGGGCGGCGCCGCCGGAATCCGGGTGAACAGCGTCCTCCCCGACGGGGTGCTGGCGGGCTCGGCGATCTGGGACGGCAAGTGGCGCGCCGAGCGGGCGGCGACGTACGGCATTGAGCCCGACAAGCTCGAAGAGTTCTACCGCAACCGCACCACCCTCAAGGTCAACGTCTTCCCCGAAGACATCGCCGAGGCGGTCGCCTACCTCGGCTCGCCCGCCGCGGGCAAGACGACGGGCGGCGTGCTGACGGTGGACGGCGGCGTCCCCATCGCCTATGTCCGCTGA
- a CDS encoding rhamnulokinase, with protein MSAEGRVSRHVAIDLGASSGRVALGTLQGGHLSVEVLHRFPNGGVPVRGGLYWDILGLWREILHGLKLASSRGPVASVGVNSWAVDYGLLDDEGELLGGVHHYRSPRLNGVMERVRAHLGDEAIYGATGIQFLPFNTLYQLAAERPERLAQAQTLLMVPDLLHFWLCGARVTERTNASTTQFFDPRTGEWATSLLDALDLPTHLLPHIVQPGTDLGELSPEVVRETGLHGTRVIAPATHDTASAVAAVPAAAGETGWAYVSSGTWSLVGIETPEPVLTDAARAANLTNEAGVDGTTRLLKNVMGLWIVQECRRAWGNPDFAVLYEGAAGVPAGGPLIDPNGARFLPPGLDMPARVQAYCAETGQHVPQSPAEIVRCVLESLAHRTADVLEQLEAVQGGPIHTVYVVGGGAQSHFLNQLTADLSGRTVVAGPVEATLMGNLLVQAEAGGDIPKGGVREVVRASEALTTFTPGGSVPTAQRERFRRLTVHRATDEAVSQG; from the coding sequence ATGTCCGCTGAGGGGCGGGTCTCCCGGCACGTCGCCATCGACCTCGGGGCGTCGAGCGGGCGGGTGGCCCTCGGCACCCTGCAAGGCGGGCACCTGAGCGTCGAGGTGCTGCACCGCTTCCCCAACGGCGGCGTCCCCGTGCGCGGCGGCCTGTACTGGGACATCCTCGGCCTGTGGCGCGAGATTCTGCACGGCCTGAAGCTCGCCTCCTCGCGCGGCCCGGTCGCCAGCGTCGGAGTGAACTCCTGGGCGGTCGATTACGGCCTGCTGGACGACGAGGGCGAACTCCTCGGCGGCGTGCACCACTACCGCAGCCCGCGGCTGAACGGCGTGATGGAGCGGGTGCGGGCACACCTCGGGGACGAGGCGATCTACGGGGCGACGGGCATCCAGTTCCTGCCCTTCAACACCCTGTACCAGCTTGCGGCGGAACGGCCCGAACGGCTCGCCCAGGCACAGACGCTCCTGATGGTCCCCGACCTTCTACACTTCTGGCTGTGCGGCGCGCGGGTGACCGAGCGGACGAACGCGAGCACGACGCAGTTCTTCGATCCACGGACGGGGGAATGGGCGACCTCGCTGCTGGACGCTCTCGATCTCCCCACCCATCTCCTGCCCCACATCGTCCAGCCAGGTACGGACCTGGGCGAACTGAGCCCCGAGGTCGTGCGTGAGACGGGCCTGCACGGCACCCGCGTGATCGCCCCCGCCACGCACGACACCGCCTCCGCCGTCGCCGCCGTTCCCGCTGCGGCAGGTGAGACGGGCTGGGCCTACGTGTCGAGCGGGACGTGGAGCCTCGTCGGCATCGAGACGCCCGAGCCCGTTCTGACCGACGCCGCCCGCGCCGCCAACCTCACGAACGAGGCGGGCGTGGACGGCACCACCCGCCTGCTCAAGAACGTCATGGGCCTGTGGATCGTGCAGGAATGCCGCCGCGCCTGGGGCAACCCCGACTTCGCCGTGCTGTACGAGGGGGCGGCGGGCGTCCCGGCGGGCGGCCCCCTGATCGACCCCAACGGCGCCCGCTTCCTCCCACCCGGCCTCGACATGCCCGCCCGGGTGCAGGCGTACTGCGCCGAGACCGGCCAGCACGTCCCCCAGTCCCCGGCGGAGATCGTGCGCTGTGTGCTGGAGAGCCTCGCCCACCGGACGGCGGACGTGCTGGAACAGCTTGAGGCCGTGCAGGGCGGGCCCATCCACACCGTCTACGTGGTGGGCGGGGGCGCCCAGAGTCACTTCCTCAATCAACTCACCGCCGACCTCTCGGGCCGCACGGTCGTTGCCGGACCTGTGGAGGCGACGCTGATGGGCAACCTGCTCGTGCAGGCGGAGGCGGGCGGGGACATTCCGAAGGGCGGCGTGCGGGAGGTCGTGCGGGCCTCGGAGGCCCTGACGACCTTCACGCCGGGCGGCTCCGTTCCTACGGCCCAGCGCGAGCGGTTTCGCCGCCTCACTGTTCACCGTGCGACGGATGAGGCCGTCTCGCAGGGCTAA